A single Nostoc sp. PCC 7107 DNA region contains:
- a CDS encoding DUF2555 domain-containing protein: MKTLGISKTEIAAMTAADVEDLATRLELDNYSNAFEGLNDWHLLRAIAFQRPELVEPYIYLLDLEPYDEA, encoded by the coding sequence ATGAAGACTCTAGGCATTTCCAAGACAGAAATTGCTGCCATGACCGCAGCAGATGTGGAAGACTTAGCTACGCGTCTGGAACTCGATAATTATAGCAATGCTTTTGAAGGTTTGAACGATTGGCATCTACTCCGAGCGATCGCCTTTCAGCGTCCAGAATTAGTGGAACCGTATATCTACCTCTTAGATTTAGAACCTTACGATGAAGCTTAG
- a CDS encoding NADPH-dependent FMN reductase — MFKTLVFYGSYRSDRQGIKAARFIIDQLQQRNHEVIFVDAKEYDFGILDRMYKEYDQGQAPVRMAELAEHIRTADGFVVITGEYNHSIQPGLSNLMDHYLEEYYFRPAGIVSYSVGGFGGVRAAIQLRSFLGEMGMVTISTMFAISKIGDSLDESGTPREASLTKRFGQFLKELEWYEEALQRQRKEKGTPY, encoded by the coding sequence ATGTTTAAAACATTAGTTTTCTACGGTTCCTACAGAAGCGATCGCCAAGGCATCAAAGCTGCTAGATTTATCATTGATCAACTCCAACAAAGAAACCATGAGGTAATTTTTGTCGATGCAAAGGAGTATGACTTTGGCATTTTAGACCGAATGTACAAGGAGTATGATCAAGGTCAGGCTCCGGTAAGAATGGCAGAATTAGCAGAACATATCCGCACCGCAGACGGTTTTGTCGTGATTACCGGAGAATACAACCATTCTATTCAGCCGGGGTTGAGTAATCTTATGGATCATTATCTCGAAGAATACTATTTCCGCCCGGCTGGAATTGTTTCCTACTCAGTTGGTGGCTTCGGCGGTGTACGCGCAGCCATACAGTTACGCTCTTTTCTAGGAGAGATGGGAATGGTTACTATTTCCACCATGTTTGCTATCTCCAAAATTGGTGACTCTTTGGATGAATCAGGTACTCCACGAGAAGCAAGTTTGACTAAAAGATTTGGTCAATTTTTAAAGGAATTGGAGTGGTACGAAGAAGCATTACAACGCCAAAGAAAAGAAAAAGGCACTCCGTACTAA
- a CDS encoding class I SAM-dependent methyltransferase, which translates to MATILRDLSYRYQWLYDAISRVAAISVGGETHFRQLALQGLTIHSDTQVLDLCCGSGQSTQFLVKSSQNVTGLDASPKSLQRAKQNVPEASYIEAFAENMPFANNSFDVVHTSAALHEMEPEQLRQILQEVYRILKPGGVFTLVDFHAPNNPIFWPGVAVFLLLFETETAWELIKTDLPGLLKEIGFNVEKTQLYAGGSLQVIHSKK; encoded by the coding sequence ATGGCCACAATTTTACGTGATTTAAGTTATCGGTATCAATGGTTGTATGATGCTATTTCCCGCGTAGCAGCTATCAGTGTTGGTGGTGAAACCCACTTTCGCCAACTTGCCTTACAAGGCTTAACAATTCATTCAGATACTCAGGTATTAGATTTATGTTGTGGTAGTGGGCAATCTACACAGTTTTTAGTGAAATCTTCACAAAATGTAACAGGATTAGATGCCTCACCAAAATCATTGCAACGAGCAAAACAAAATGTCCCAGAAGCCTCATATATAGAAGCTTTTGCTGAAAATATGCCCTTTGCCAATAATTCTTTTGATGTGGTACATACCAGCGCCGCATTACATGAAATGGAACCTGAACAATTACGACAAATTCTGCAAGAAGTTTATCGAATTTTAAAACCAGGAGGAGTGTTTACATTAGTAGATTTTCATGCACCGAATAATCCCATATTTTGGCCTGGTGTCGCAGTGTTTTTACTATTGTTTGAAACAGAAACAGCTTGGGAGTTAATCAAAACTGATTTACCAGGGTTATTAAAGGAAATTGGCTTCAATGTAGAGAAGACACAACTGTATGCAGGCGGTAGCTTACAAGTGATTCACTCCAAAAAATAG
- a CDS encoding EAL domain-containing protein, translating into MSEKSTTSKTCACRHLARCQAKEAGRLFLWFPVTHTLTKVTTYLRQFALKYELMQERPGLCLECKSGQAQELAYNLAQLLAPRELKETQVLFIRGALQPQLQDFSDIASLQRFVTFNQSEWLVNMLAQERFTTHFQPIVSIQNTSEIYGYESLLRGLDEEGNLLLPGPILELATEAGLLPQLDRLARLSTIAQFSRHQVNGKIFVNFTPTALYDPASCLRSTVEAIDQAGIAHDQVVFEVVESDNPHDLAHLKAVLQYYRDKGFLVALDDLGSGYSGLNLLHQLRPDFIKLDIELIRDVHQDLYKASITEKIIEIAQNLNILTVAEGIECIEELNWLREKGATFAQGYLIARPDPVPVTNTPHFDAIALTLASATDQPIQQQVQHQSESERIVAAVTQRIRQSLELDEILQTTADEVRQLFAVDRVVIYQFEPDWSGLVAVESLAPGCISILGFNVMDTCFQSTRADYYQQGNTRAIENIETAGLSPCHIELLQRLQIRANLVVPILQQERLWGLLIAHQCSNSRQWQQSEINLFNQLAGQAAIAIHQSELYHKLQQANQELQRLAASDGLTQVANRRCFDDTLKTEWQRLAREQACLSLILCDVDCFKLYNDTYGHLSGDDVLRQVAQAISMTAKRPADLVARYGGEEFAVILPNTDTEGAIAVATEIQNNIRALQLLHSNSQINQIITLSLGVATIIPDSQSSPATLIAAADQGLYQAKAQGRNCIVQMEL; encoded by the coding sequence ATGAGCGAAAAATCTACTACTTCCAAGACTTGTGCTTGTCGCCATCTTGCACGCTGCCAAGCGAAGGAAGCAGGCAGACTTTTTCTCTGGTTTCCCGTTACCCATACCCTCACAAAAGTTACAACCTATCTACGGCAGTTTGCGCTGAAGTATGAACTTATGCAAGAGCGTCCAGGTCTCTGTTTAGAGTGTAAATCCGGACAAGCCCAAGAACTTGCCTATAACTTAGCCCAACTTCTAGCACCAAGAGAATTAAAAGAAACGCAAGTCCTGTTTATTCGTGGCGCACTTCAACCACAACTGCAAGATTTTAGCGACATTGCCTCATTGCAACGCTTTGTTACATTCAATCAATCTGAGTGGCTAGTAAATATGCTGGCACAGGAACGATTTACTACACACTTTCAACCAATTGTCTCAATTCAAAATACATCCGAAATTTATGGTTATGAATCGCTATTACGAGGGCTGGATGAAGAAGGTAATTTATTATTACCAGGGCCAATCTTAGAACTAGCCACGGAAGCCGGATTGCTACCACAACTCGACCGACTCGCTCGCCTGAGTACAATCGCTCAATTTAGCCGCCATCAAGTCAACGGGAAAATCTTCGTCAACTTTACACCAACAGCGCTTTATGACCCCGCTTCTTGTCTACGTAGTACAGTCGAAGCAATTGATCAAGCAGGTATTGCTCACGATCAGGTCGTCTTTGAAGTTGTAGAATCAGACAATCCTCACGATTTAGCCCATCTCAAGGCAGTATTACAATACTATCGAGATAAGGGGTTTTTAGTCGCCCTAGATGACCTTGGTTCCGGCTATTCCGGTTTAAACTTATTGCACCAGCTACGTCCCGACTTTATCAAGTTAGACATAGAATTGATTCGAGATGTGCATCAAGATTTGTACAAAGCCTCAATTACCGAGAAAATTATCGAGATTGCCCAAAATTTAAACATCCTGACAGTTGCGGAAGGAATTGAGTGCATTGAAGAACTGAACTGGCTACGAGAAAAAGGTGCAACCTTTGCTCAAGGCTATTTAATTGCTCGACCTGATCCTGTACCTGTGACTAACACTCCCCATTTTGATGCGATCGCTTTAACTTTAGCATCGGCAACTGATCAGCCAATCCAGCAGCAAGTGCAACACCAAAGTGAGTCCGAACGCATTGTTGCGGCTGTCACTCAGCGTATCAGGCAATCTTTAGAGTTAGATGAGATTTTGCAAACCACAGCCGATGAAGTTCGACAACTATTTGCTGTAGACCGAGTAGTAATTTATCAGTTTGAGCCAGACTGGAGTGGTTTAGTGGCTGTAGAGTCTTTAGCGCCAGGCTGCATATCCATTCTCGGATTTAATGTGATGGATACATGCTTTCAGTCTACCCGCGCAGATTACTACCAACAGGGCAATACAAGAGCAATTGAAAATATTGAAACCGCAGGACTATCACCTTGTCATATTGAACTTTTACAGAGGTTACAAATTCGGGCAAATTTGGTTGTGCCGATTTTGCAACAAGAGCGTTTATGGGGATTATTAATTGCTCATCAATGTAGCAATAGCAGACAATGGCAGCAATCAGAGATTAATTTATTTAACCAGTTAGCCGGACAAGCGGCGATCGCTATTCACCAGTCGGAACTGTACCATAAATTACAACAAGCAAACCAAGAATTACAGCGCCTTGCTGCTTCCGATGGTTTAACCCAAGTGGCAAATCGGCGCTGCTTTGACGACACACTCAAAACTGAGTGGCAAAGATTAGCCAGGGAACAAGCCTGTTTATCTCTAATTTTGTGTGATGTCGATTGTTTTAAGCTATATAACGATACCTATGGACATCTATCAGGAGATGATGTTCTCAGACAGGTAGCCCAGGCAATTTCAATGACAGCTAAACGCCCTGCTGATTTAGTCGCTCGGTATGGTGGCGAAGAATTTGCCGTTATTTTGCCCAATACGGATACTGAAGGTGCGATCGCAGTTGCTACAGAAATTCAAAATAATATCCGTGCATTGCAATTGCTACATTCAAATTCTCAGATCAATCAAATCATCACCCTTAGTCTGGGTGTCGCAACCATTATCCCCGATAGTCAATCCTCCCCAGCCACCTTAATTGCTGCTGCTGATCAAGGACTCTATCAGGCAAAAGCTCAAGGTAGAAATTGTATAGTGCAGATGGAACTGTGA
- a CDS encoding glycosyltransferase family 4 protein: MKIAQVAPLWEQVPPPNYGGIELVVSRLTDELVRRGHEVTLFASGDSQTLARLAAIYPRALRLDNNVKEYAVYEMLELSQAYQQAAEFDIIHSHVGIAALALASLVSTPTVHTLHGNFTKDNINVYSHHQKQPYVSISNAQRQINLNYAATVYNGIQLTDYPFIAQPKEPPYLAFLGRFSPEKGPHQAIAIAKQTGWRLKMAGKVDVADSKFFEQEIAPKIDGQQIEYLGEINHTAKAELLGNAAITLFPISWQEPFGLVMIESMATGTPVIAMNLGSVPEVIVQGQTGFICQNYQEMAAMIPAALKLNRHACREHVKNKFSVTQMVDGYEAVYKEIIKNRINLNGYIHAAKVRQ, translated from the coding sequence ATGAAAATCGCTCAAGTAGCCCCCTTATGGGAACAAGTTCCGCCTCCAAATTATGGGGGAATTGAACTGGTCGTGAGTCGCTTGACCGATGAATTAGTGCGTCGCGGCCATGAAGTAACTTTATTTGCTTCTGGTGATTCACAAACTCTGGCTCGTTTAGCAGCAATTTATCCACGCGCTTTACGTTTAGACAATAATGTCAAAGAGTATGCAGTGTATGAAATGTTAGAACTGAGCCAAGCTTATCAACAAGCTGCGGAATTCGATATCATTCATTCTCATGTAGGAATTGCGGCATTAGCCTTGGCGAGTTTGGTTTCAACTCCGACAGTGCATACTCTGCACGGCAATTTTACTAAAGACAACATTAACGTATACAGTCACCATCAAAAGCAACCATACGTCAGCATTAGTAACGCCCAACGGCAAATTAATTTAAATTATGCTGCCACAGTCTATAACGGAATTCAGCTGACAGATTATCCGTTTATAGCCCAACCAAAAGAACCGCCATACTTGGCATTCTTAGGGCGGTTTTCTCCCGAAAAAGGGCCACACCAAGCGATCGCAATTGCCAAGCAAACTGGCTGGCGCTTAAAAATGGCCGGAAAAGTTGATGTAGCCGACTCGAAGTTTTTTGAACAAGAGATTGCCCCTAAAATAGATGGTCAGCAAATTGAATATCTCGGTGAAATTAACCACACCGCAAAAGCTGAACTTCTCGGCAATGCTGCAATTACTCTTTTCCCCATTTCTTGGCAAGAACCTTTTGGTTTGGTGATGATCGAATCTATGGCCACTGGTACACCAGTAATTGCCATGAATTTAGGTTCTGTACCGGAGGTTATTGTTCAAGGTCAAACAGGTTTTATCTGCCAAAACTATCAAGAAATGGCAGCGATGATTCCCGCAGCTTTGAAACTAAATCGTCACGCTTGTAGAGAACACGTCAAAAACAAATTTAGCGTTACTCAAATGGTAGACGGTTACGAAGCAGTCTACAAAGAAATTATAAAAAATCGCATCAACCTTAACGGTTACATCCATGCCGCTAAAGTTCGGCAATAA
- a CDS encoding ATP-binding protein, which translates to MEQVRILVVEDEVIVARTIANQLNQLGYTVIGTASSGQVAIAKALEGKPELVLMDVILKGEMDGITAASQIREQLDIPVIFLTAYGDDNTVQRAKTTQPFGYVIKPFTPKDLRIAIEIGLLKHALERDLRENRDRLATLLNSMSDAVIATNEQGIVTFVNPAAESLTGWKQADALGKEVSKIFQLVDEVTETSLENPVAKVLREQQVVYLNDFTSLITKNGSRIPIGDSASPIMRQPGHINGVVVVFWDLSERRQAQLLEQALHKEREVNQLKSLFISTVSHEFRNPLSVIQSSVELIELQGENLTIEKRKTYLKRINNAVQSMKQLMEDVLFMGKSDAGKLECHPGILNLQQFCQELLAEFTTIHPRGAEIIFKCHSDCTDACMDEQLLRYIFTNLLNNAVKYSPTGGNILFDLTCDLIEKAAIFQIQDQGIGIPKADQARLFESFYRASNVQSIPGTGLGLVIVKKCVEAHQGQISIHSQAGVGSTFTIKLPLNYPNRIQ; encoded by the coding sequence ATGGAGCAAGTGAGAATTTTAGTTGTTGAAGATGAAGTTATAGTTGCCAGAACAATTGCTAACCAACTGAATCAACTAGGATATACAGTAATTGGGACAGCTTCTTCTGGACAAGTTGCCATTGCTAAAGCCTTAGAAGGCAAACCTGAATTAGTTTTAATGGATGTCATCTTAAAAGGTGAGATGGATGGCATTACCGCAGCATCTCAGATTCGTGAGCAATTAGATATACCAGTAATATTTCTGACTGCTTACGGTGATGATAATACAGTACAACGCGCAAAAACTACGCAACCATTTGGATATGTCATTAAACCCTTCACCCCGAAAGATTTGCGGATAGCTATTGAAATTGGGTTATTAAAACACGCATTGGAACGAGATTTACGAGAAAATCGAGACCGATTAGCTACACTTTTAAACTCAATGAGTGATGCTGTTATTGCCACAAATGAACAAGGAATTGTAACATTTGTCAACCCAGCAGCAGAGTCACTCACTGGTTGGAAGCAAGCCGATGCTTTAGGGAAAGAGGTATCTAAAATTTTTCAGCTAGTTGATGAAGTTACAGAAACTTCTTTAGAAAATCCTGTGGCAAAAGTTCTCAGAGAGCAACAGGTTGTATATTTAAATGACTTTACATCACTGATTACTAAAAATGGTTCTAGAATTCCTATTGGTGATAGTGCTTCTCCGATTATGCGACAGCCTGGACATATAAATGGTGTAGTAGTTGTTTTTTGGGATCTGAGCGAACGACGACAAGCGCAATTACTTGAACAAGCATTGCATAAAGAACGAGAAGTTAATCAACTTAAATCCCTATTTATTTCGACTGTTTCTCATGAATTTCGCAATCCTTTAAGTGTGATTCAATCCTCAGTCGAATTGATTGAACTGCAAGGAGAAAATTTAACCATAGAGAAAAGAAAAACCTATTTAAAACGAATTAATAATGCAGTGCAATCAATGAAGCAACTTATGGAAGATGTGCTGTTTATGGGTAAATCGGATGCAGGCAAATTGGAGTGCCATCCTGGTATCCTAAATTTGCAACAATTTTGTCAAGAATTGCTCGCCGAATTTACGACAATTCATCCTAGAGGCGCAGAAATTATTTTTAAATGTCATAGCGATTGCACAGATGCGTGCATGGATGAACAACTATTACGGTACATATTTACGAATTTACTCAATAACGCTGTTAAATACTCTCCCACAGGTGGTAATATTCTATTTGATTTAACTTGCGACCTAATTGAGAAAGCAGCTATTTTTCAGATTCAAGACCAAGGAATTGGTATCCCGAAAGCCGATCAAGCCCGACTCTTTGAATCATTTTACCGAGCTTCAAATGTACAATCCATTCCAGGTACAGGGCTAGGATTAGTTATTGTGAAAAAGTGTGTGGAAGCACATCAAGGACAAATTAGCATTCACAGTCAAGCTGGTGTTGGTAGTACATTCACAATTAAGTTGCCATTAAATTATCCAAACAGAATTCAGTAG
- a CDS encoding zinc-binding dehydrogenase, whose product MLAALLYGQEDLRLEQVADPTPAAGEVVIQVGAATTCGTDLKVWRRGGHAKMLKPPTLFGHEAAGVIVAVGAGVSNWQVGDRVVANNSAPCMECFFCQRQEYSLCPNLTWNNGTFAEYLKIPAPIVQHNLLRLPDELPFELAAMTEPLACVLHGVARSHIKPKDRVVVLGDGAIGLMFVAALADTSEVILWGGNDHRLEIGQKLGATQTFNYHQMTDIPGVVKELTQGWGADVVIEATGVPSVWETAIACARPGATVNLFGGCPRDTTITVNTEQLHYSELTLKGVFHNTPEYVRSALAMIASRKIPLELLISEKRPLKDLEQVFHDMKARQVIKVAMVCTQD is encoded by the coding sequence TTGTTAGCAGCATTACTTTATGGTCAGGAAGATTTACGGTTAGAACAAGTCGCTGACCCCACACCAGCAGCTGGTGAAGTTGTCATACAAGTTGGTGCAGCGACAACTTGCGGTACAGATTTGAAAGTTTGGCGGCGTGGTGGTCATGCCAAGATGTTGAAACCACCCACATTGTTTGGTCATGAAGCCGCCGGAGTGATTGTAGCGGTGGGTGCAGGTGTTAGCAATTGGCAAGTAGGCGATCGCGTCGTGGCTAATAATTCTGCCCCTTGTATGGAATGTTTTTTTTGTCAACGCCAAGAATATTCCCTATGTCCGAATTTGACTTGGAATAATGGCACATTTGCCGAATATCTCAAAATTCCTGCACCCATAGTCCAGCATAATTTATTGCGTCTGCCGGATGAACTGCCCTTTGAGTTGGCGGCGATGACAGAACCATTGGCTTGTGTATTGCATGGTGTCGCCCGTTCCCATATCAAACCCAAAGATAGAGTAGTTGTTTTGGGAGATGGGGCGATTGGTTTAATGTTTGTCGCTGCATTAGCTGATACATCTGAAGTAATACTGTGGGGCGGAAATGACCACAGGCTAGAAATTGGTCAAAAACTCGGCGCAACCCAGACATTTAACTATCATCAAATGACTGATATTCCTGGTGTGGTGAAAGAACTGACCCAAGGTTGGGGTGCAGATGTAGTGATTGAAGCCACTGGTGTACCCAGTGTATGGGAAACTGCGATCGCTTGCGCTCGTCCTGGGGCAACAGTCAACTTATTCGGTGGTTGTCCACGAGATACAACAATTACCGTGAATACAGAACAATTGCACTACAGTGAACTTACTTTAAAAGGCGTATTTCACAACACACCTGAATATGTGCGATCGGCACTTGCCATGATAGCCAGTCGCAAAATCCCTTTAGAATTACTTATCAGTGAAAAGCGACCTTTAAAGGATCTAGAACAGGTATTTCATGATATGAAAGCGCGTCAAGTAATTAAAGTAGCAATGGTTTGTACTCAGGACTGA
- the coaBC gene encoding bifunctional phosphopantothenoylcysteine decarboxylase/phosphopantothenate--cysteine ligase CoaBC, which translates to MSNFHSPSENRNKRVLICVGGGIAAYKVCEVVSTLFKSGVEVRVILTRSAQEFITPLTLATLSRHPAYTDDDFWQPTHSRPLHIELGEWADLIVIAPLTANTLAKLTYGMADNLLTNTVLASRCPVLLAPAMNTDMWEQLTVQRNWQQLLTDSRYHGMSTASGLLACDRIGAGRMAEPAEIVTRVQSLLHTGGKRDLVSKRILISAGGTREYLDPVRFIGNPSTGKMGLALAQAALHRGANVTLIHGVASWDAPLGVQAIPVISSEEMQQVMLEYLPNADVIIMSAAVADVKPKDYSTEKLPKRSLPQALPLEPVPDIVAQLAQLKQSHQLLIGFAAQTGDIITPAKEKLQTKKLDVIVANPIDQPDSGFGSNNNQAIFLDGQNHQLEIAHCSKLEMAHHLFDFVMSRDA; encoded by the coding sequence ATGTCTAATTTTCATTCTCCAAGCGAAAATCGCAATAAAAGGGTTCTTATTTGTGTAGGCGGCGGTATCGCCGCTTATAAAGTTTGTGAGGTGGTTTCGACGCTGTTTAAAAGCGGGGTGGAAGTTCGCGTGATTCTCACCCGTTCAGCCCAAGAATTCATCACACCCCTAACTTTAGCGACTCTCTCCCGTCATCCAGCTTATACTGATGATGATTTTTGGCAACCAACTCACTCCCGTCCGTTGCATATTGAGTTGGGCGAATGGGCAGATTTAATCGTAATTGCACCTTTAACAGCGAATACGTTAGCTAAGTTAACCTACGGAATGGCTGATAATTTGCTGACGAATACGGTGTTAGCATCTAGGTGTCCTGTACTGTTAGCACCAGCGATGAATACGGATATGTGGGAACAGCTAACAGTGCAACGCAATTGGCAGCAGTTGTTAACAGACAGCCGCTATCATGGGATGAGTACAGCATCGGGGTTACTGGCGTGCGATCGCATCGGTGCTGGTAGAATGGCGGAACCAGCAGAAATTGTCACCCGTGTTCAATCTTTATTACATACTGGCGGTAAGCGAGATTTAGTCAGTAAACGCATATTAATTAGTGCTGGGGGAACGCGAGAGTATCTCGACCCAGTAAGATTTATTGGTAATCCTTCTACGGGTAAGATGGGTTTAGCTTTAGCACAAGCCGCCTTGCATCGTGGTGCAAATGTGACTTTAATACATGGTGTCGCTAGTTGGGATGCACCCTTGGGAGTGCAGGCAATACCCGTGATTTCATCTGAAGAAATGCAACAGGTGATGTTGGAATATTTACCCAATGCTGATGTGATTATCATGTCGGCTGCTGTGGCTGATGTCAAGCCCAAAGATTATAGTACAGAAAAATTGCCCAAGCGATCGCTCCCCCAAGCATTACCTTTAGAACCTGTACCTGATATTGTTGCCCAACTAGCACAACTCAAGCAATCACATCAGTTATTAATCGGTTTTGCTGCACAGACGGGAGATATAATCACCCCTGCAAAGGAAAAGTTGCAGACGAAGAAATTAGATGTAATTGTTGCTAATCCTATAGATCAACCAGATAGTGGTTTTGGGAGTAACAATAATCAAGCCATTTTTTTAGATGGGCAAAATCATCAATTAGAAATTGCCCATTGTTCTAAATTAGAAATGGCGCATCATCTATTTGATTTTGTGATGAGTCGAGATGCTTGA
- the hemH gene encoding ferrochelatase codes for MGRVGVLLLNLGGPDKLEDVGPFLYNLFSDPEIIRLPFRWLQRPLAWFIASRRVKTSQANYKQIGGGSPLRRITEAQGEALKEQLSDLGQEANIYVGMRYWHPYTEEAIALLTQDDIEKLVILPLYPQFSISTSGSSFRLLEKLWREDPKLQPLEYTVIPSWYKQPNYLQAMAQLIAQEIDQCPHPDDVHIFFSAHGVPKSYVEEAGDPYQQEIEECTYLIMQTLNRPNAHTLAYQSRVGPVEWLQPYTEDALKELGAQGVKDIVVVPISFVSEHIETLQEIDIEYREIAEEAGIHNFRRAPAPNTHPVFIRALADLVIEALEQPNFKLSQAAQIKKRVKMYPPESWEWGMTTSAEVWNGRIAMLGFIALIIELVTGHGLLHMIGLLQ; via the coding sequence ATGGGTCGTGTAGGCGTTTTATTACTCAATCTCGGTGGCCCCGATAAGTTAGAGGATGTCGGGCCATTTTTGTACAACTTATTTTCTGATCCCGAAATCATTCGCCTACCATTTCGCTGGTTGCAAAGACCCCTAGCGTGGTTCATTGCCTCGCGGCGCGTGAAAACATCTCAAGCAAATTATAAGCAAATTGGTGGTGGTTCTCCCTTACGACGAATTACAGAAGCGCAAGGAGAAGCCTTAAAAGAACAGTTGAGTGATTTAGGGCAAGAAGCTAACATCTACGTAGGTATGCGTTACTGGCATCCTTATACAGAAGAAGCGATCGCCTTGCTAACTCAAGATGATATCGAAAAATTGGTCATTCTGCCGCTTTACCCACAATTTTCCATTAGTACTAGTGGTTCTAGTTTCCGGCTATTAGAAAAACTTTGGCGAGAAGACCCAAAACTACAACCGCTGGAATACACTGTTATTCCTTCCTGGTATAAACAACCAAACTACCTGCAAGCGATGGCACAACTTATCGCCCAGGAAATAGACCAATGTCCTCATCCTGATGATGTGCATATCTTCTTTAGCGCCCACGGTGTTCCCAAAAGCTACGTTGAAGAAGCTGGCGACCCCTATCAGCAAGAAATTGAGGAATGCACATACTTAATTATGCAGACTCTAAATCGTCCCAATGCTCACACTTTGGCTTATCAAAGCCGTGTCGGCCCCGTAGAATGGCTACAACCCTATACTGAAGATGCGCTAAAAGAATTAGGCGCACAAGGCGTAAAAGATATCGTGGTTGTACCCATCAGTTTTGTCTCCGAACACATCGAGACACTGCAAGAAATTGACATTGAATATCGAGAAATTGCTGAAGAAGCCGGAATTCACAACTTCCGTCGCGCACCTGCGCCAAATACTCATCCAGTATTTATTCGAGCTTTGGCTGATTTAGTCATTGAAGCACTAGAACAACCCAATTTCAAGCTATCACAAGCAGCCCAAATAAAAAAAAGGGTGAAGATGTATCCCCCAGAAAGTTGGGAATGGGGTATGACTACGAGTGCAGAAGTCTGGAACGGTCGAATTGCAATGTTAGGCTTTATTGCTTTAATTATTGAGTTAGTTACTGGTCATGGTTTGTTACACATGATTGGACTGTTGCAATAA
- the xth gene encoding exodeoxyribonuclease III, whose protein sequence is MKIVTWNVNSIRTRLEQVSNWLSENPVDVLCLQETKVIDADFPRSPFTELGYHVYISGQKAYNGVALISRQPLTDVSSGFTAILPHLEPEWDEQKRVITGVIDGIRIVNLYVPNGSAIGSEKYEFKLRWLNILQEYLQFLLKSQSAICICGDFNIALESIDIHDKVNPESHIMASPAERQALRDILELGFADAFRKFTAEGGHYSWWDYRTAAFRRNLGWRIDHHYLTPVLYERAKSCIIDVNPRKLNQPSDHTPVIVEIE, encoded by the coding sequence ATGAAAATTGTTACTTGGAATGTTAATTCGATTCGCACTCGTCTTGAACAGGTGAGCAATTGGTTAAGTGAGAATCCTGTGGATGTGCTTTGTTTGCAAGAGACTAAAGTCATAGATGCCGACTTTCCGCGATCGCCTTTTACAGAATTAGGTTATCACGTCTATATATCAGGACAAAAAGCTTATAACGGTGTAGCCCTCATCTCCCGTCAACCACTAACAGATGTTTCATCTGGTTTCACTGCTATACTGCCTCACTTAGAACCAGAATGGGATGAGCAAAAACGCGTAATTACAGGTGTGATTGATGGCATTCGGATTGTAAATTTATATGTGCCTAATGGTTCTGCGATCGGCAGTGAAAAATATGAATTTAAGTTACGCTGGTTGAATATATTACAAGAGTATTTACAATTTCTGCTTAAATCTCAATCAGCTATTTGCATCTGTGGTGACTTTAATATTGCCTTGGAGTCTATAGATATTCACGACAAAGTAAATCCAGAAAGCCACATTATGGCATCCCCAGCAGAACGCCAAGCCTTACGAGATATTTTGGAATTAGGCTTTGCCGATGCTTTTCGCAAATTTACGGCTGAAGGTGGTCATTATAGCTGGTGGGATTATCGCACAGCCGCCTTTCGGCGTAACTTGGGTTGGCGAATTGATCATCACTATCTCACACCAGTTTTGTATGAGCGTGCCAAAAGTTGCATCATTGATGTTAACCCCAGAAAACTAAACCAACCTAGCGACCACACACCAGTGATTGTGGAAATTGAGTAG